From Bactrocera tryoni isolate S06 unplaced genomic scaffold, CSIRO_BtryS06_freeze2 scaffold_646, whole genome shotgun sequence, the proteins below share one genomic window:
- the LOC120781360 gene encoding ficolin-1-like has translation MCRQQWLSLLLALLLIYCGLGANSAVIARNDDLCMKYLPSNCNEAVHLAGSKAKSGIYKIGLPLPQGVVKEFYVNCLLDPLGGEAWTLIQRRQDKSIDFYRDWKEYKNGFGNLNTNFFIGLDKLHAITESQLHELWIELKDFDGVKKHAMYDSIAIADESQKICIDKATP, from the coding sequence ATGTGCAGACAACAGTGGCTCTCGTTGCTTTTGGCTTTGCTGCTAATTTACTGTGGTCTCGGTGCCAATTCAGCAGTCATTGCGCGAAACGATGACCTGTGTATGAAATATTTACCGTCGAACTGCAATGAAGCAGTTCATTTGGCGGGGAGCAAAGCTAAAAGtggaatatataaaattggatTGCCACTGCCACAAGGTGTTGTTAAAGAGTTCTATGTTAACTGCTTGCTGGATCCATTGGGTGGAGAAGCCTGGACGCTAATACAACGACGACAAGATAAATCTATAGACTTTTATCGTGACTGGAAAGAGTACAAGAACGGCTTTGGCAACTTAAATACGAATTTCTTTATTGGTCTCGATAAATTACATGCCATAACGGAATCACAGTTGCACGAATTATGGATCGAGTTGAAGGATTTCGACGGTGTGAAGAAGCATGCCATGTACGACAGTATTGCCATTGCCGATGAAAGCCAAAAAATATGCATTGACAAGGCGACTCCATAA